In a genomic window of Periophthalmus magnuspinnatus isolate fPerMag1 chromosome 3, fPerMag1.2.pri, whole genome shotgun sequence:
- the bdnf gene encoding brain-derived neurotrophic factor, with the protein MTILFLTMVISYFSCMRAAPLRDAPGMRAHRTEGYLGAAAATAGRGHGTAQGSGGELAALTDTFEQVIEELLEVEGNAHLGQGSDKSQGGGGPSPVLPAETKDVDLYNSRVMISNQVPLEPPLLFLLEEYKNYLDAANMSMRVRRHSDPSRRGELSVCDSISQWVTAVDKKTAIDMSGQTVTVMEKVPVPNGQLKQYFYETKCNPMGYTKEGCRGIDKRHYNSQCRTTQSYVRALTMDSKKKIGWRFIRIDTSCVCTLTIKRGR; encoded by the coding sequence ATGACCATCCTGTTTCTTACTATGGTAATTTCATACTTCAGTTGCATGAGAGCCGCGCCCCTGAGAGACGCCCCGGGTATGAGGGCCCATCGGACGGAGGGCTACTTGGGCGCTGCTGCTGCGACTGCGGGCCGGGGCCACGGGACTGCTCAGGGCAGCGGGGGCGAGCTGGCGGCGCTCACAGACACGTTCGAGCAGGTCATTGAGGAGCTGCTGGAGGTGGAGGGCAACGCCCATCTGGGACAGGGCTCGGACAAGAGCCAGGGCGGAGGGGGGCCCAGTCCGGTGCTGCCGGCAGAGACCAAGGATGTCGACTTGTACAACTCGCGGGTGATGATCAGCAACCAAGTGCCTTTGGAGCCGCCGTTGCTCTTTCTCCTGGAGGAATACAAAAACTATCTGGACGCAGCCAACATGTCTATGCGGGTGCGCCGGCACTCGGACCCGTCGCGGCGCGGAGAGCTCAGTGTGTGTGACAGTATTAGCCAGTGGGTGACAGCTGTGGATAAAAAGACGGCAATAGACATGTCTGGGCAGACAGTTACCGTCATGGAAAAGGTCCCTGTCCCCAATGGCCAACTGAAGCAATACTTTTATGAGACCAAATGCAACCCCATGGGGTACACGAAGGAGGGCTGCAGAGGAATAGACAAGCGGCATTATAATTCCCAATGCAGGACAACCCAGTCCTACGTGCGAGCGCTTACCATGGATAGCAAAAAGAAGATCGGCTGGCGCTTTATAAGGATAGACACTTCATGTGTATGCACATTGACCATTAAAAGAGGGAGatag
- the lin7c gene encoding protein lin-7 homolog C — translation MASLGEPVRLERDINRAIELLDKLQRTGEVPPQKLQALQRVLQSEFCNAVREVYEHVYETVDINSSPEVRANATAKATVAAFAASEGHSHPRVVELPKTEEGLGFNIMGGKEQNSPIYISRIIPGGIADRHGGLKRGDQLLSVNGVSVEGEHHEKAVELLKAAQGTVKLVVRYTPKVLEEMESRFEKMRSAKRRQQNNYPQ, via the exons ATGGCGTCACTTGGAGAGCCTGTGCGACTGGAAAGAG ATATTAATCGTGCCATTGAGTTGTTGGATAAGCTGCAGCGGACGGGGGAAGTGCCTCCACAGAAGCTGCAGGCTCTGCAGAGGGTCCTCCAGAGTGAATTTTGCAACGCCGTTCGAGAA GTTTATGAACATGTGTATGAGACCGTGGACATCAACAGCAGTCCTGAGGTCCGAGCCAATGCAACAGCAAAG GCCACAGTGGCGGCTTTTGCAGCCAGTGAAGGGCACTCCCATCCTCGTGTGGTGGAACTGCCCAAAACTGAGGAAGGCCTGGGCTTCAATATCatgggagggaaggagcaaAACTCCCCAATCTACATCTCCCGAATCATTCCAGGCGGAATAGCAGATCGGCACGGCGGCCTGAAGAGGGGCGACCAGCTGCTGTCTGTCAACGGAGTG AGTGTGGAGGGAGAGCACCATGAGAAGGCTGTGGAGCTGCTGAAGGCGGCCCAGGGCACAGTGAAGCTGGTGGTGAGATACACTCCTAAAGTCCTGGAGGAGATGGAGTCTCGCTTTGAGAAAATGAGGTCGGCAAAGCGCCGACAACAGAACAACTATCCCCAGTAG